The genomic segment AGATTGTATTGAGCTGAGCTGGCAGAACAAAGCCCAACCCTGTCTTTCACAGTCATTGGTTGaaccagattttgttttttgtttttttggtctgcAGATCATTCATCGCGATGATGGAGCTCCCTGACTTCAgcaagcagctgctgcagcagctgtggaCGCTGAGGAGGGAGGGTCTGTTCTGTGACTGCACCATCCTGGTGGGAGACAGCTCTCACCGGGCTCACAAGGTCGTACTGGCTGCCTCTAGCCTGCTCTTCAGGTAAAACGTCTGAACTGTTCAGCACATTTTGCTTCGGTTTGAAACGTGGGACGAGACAGgaccagcagaaaaaaaaaaagcctctgcTCCTTGCTCAGGTCCCTTCTGGACAGCTCGGACACCATCTCCATCGACACCTCCGTGGTTTCCTCCCAGGAGTTTGGGGCGCTGTTGGAAATGATCTACACTGGCCGGTTGCCTCTGGGGAAGCACAACGCGAGCCGCATTGTTGCGGCTGCGGACAGCCTGCAAATGTTCGACGTAGCCGTGGGCTTTAAGAAGGTCCTTTCCACTCTGGTGGGTCAGAAAGTCCCGGTTCAATATTGATCACTACCTACAACAAGGTCATAttgtttagaataaaaaaatctttgttcaTGCAAATTCGCCTCCAACCAAACCTGTGGCGTTTCAGGTTTGGTTTACCACAAACAGGCAGAGCACCTTGAAGTGAAGCCGTTTGCCTGCGAGGAATGTGGCGCAGTGTTCGGAGCCAACTCTTCTCTGAAGAACCACATGAGGCTGCACACGGGAGAGAAACCCTATCACTGTCAGCACTGCGACATGAGCTTCAGTGTAGCCGCTGCACTGGCTTACCACACCAAGAAGAAACACTCTGAGGGTAGGACAGTCTGGCATTGTGGTTTCTTACTACCAGTATGGAGGGAATAATCTTAGTTTTAGATCTTAAAATATTaccttattaggcccgagcagcaaagcgctgcgaaggcctattgtatctgtactgtttattattaggcccgagcagcaaagcgctgcgaaggcctattgtttctgtactgtttcttattattattattattattacgattctgcccccccaaagaggcgcctttttgggggctttatcatattcaaaaactcaccaaacttggcggtcgcgactagaaaatttaaaaattttgaattttaaggttgtcgcaaaaatcgcaaaaaaaattgctcaacggcggcaactagcaattttctgttgacacaatggtatgaacgtatttcatcgtagagacatgaaatttggtacacttgtagagctcaccaaaagactcagaacttacatttaatgttattagccaactatcacaggaagtcggccattttgtcttgaacgtccattttttttcctcgattttgacgtttacagccttcgtatttgatcgaactcctcctaggaatttcgattgatcgacttcaaactcggtcagtctgatcataaggcatgtttgatttaaagttatcaaattggtgagttttggagtatgttgaaggggggttagcaggggtcaaagttcacctactcgccatgaaacacgaaactcttatatttcctataaaaaaacacatagagggaccaaactttcagtgattgatcggcatcggatgtcctaaaataccctgtggtgaaatgatgacatcacttaagccacgccccctgagaacaggaagtgtcatgttttactgtgagcggtcgctctcttagccctttgacctaatcaacatgaaactgtgtccacacacagaagacatgttggtgtgttgaggattccaaccctgaccggctttgagatagcagctgggcgtggcggcgtggcgaagtgacctgtaacgccgatgccatacgtttgcttctagattccacatgtttcgaccgagctgcaccaaacttggcttgagtgatgctggtgtgatacctgaaaattctatgtcatcagattatgacgtcatctaagccccgccccctcagaacaggaagtgctatttttttccttggaaactttcatctatggctctcttgacctaatcaaggtgattctgtgttggatgacagataggaagttggtctcgcttgctttaaagtgccaagagttttcaatggcggcaacgccgttcgtatacgtttgcctctacattccacatattttgaccgagctgcatcaaacttggcctgagtgatcctggaggcttgcccgtcaatcctacgtcatcacattatgacgtcatctaagccccgccccctcggaaccggaagtgccgtttttttccttggaaagctctgtttatggctctcttgacctaatcaaggtgattctgtgttggatgacagataggaagttggtctcgcttgctttaaagtgccaagagttttcaatggcggcaacgccgttcgtatacgtttgcctctacattccacatattttgaccgagctgcatcaaacttggcctgagtgatcctggaggcttgcccgtcgatcctacgtcatcacattgtgacgtcatctaagccccgccccctcggaaccggaagtgccgtttttttccttggaaagctccgtttatggctctcttgacctaatcaagatgattcggatgatgagctctgtcattgctcgctgctggctgaaccgtgtgggcgtggccaaacggcgaatatcagtccctcgccatattcatacgtttggctctaattcaagcatggatcatccgattggctccaaactggatatgtatgacctttgttcacctctaaagagcccaacgggtttgaaatgtaatttggctccactgcgccccctaagttaatacatgggttgtatctcctcgacgcatcgaccgatctgcgccacattttttgacagtcgtcggggagcgctgccgaacgcattcacgcgtgtcgcctggtggacgggcggggaaaatgcgcgacagcttctgcggtggctagcgggcggcggtgctgaaaactgcggcggagcttctgcggtcgggagttggctgcggctctggaaatcgcgcgagaccttctgcggtggccggaacccccgcggtggccaataggccggagcggcgcttgctgcgagggccgcccgaggctgcttgcagctttaattaggcccgagcagcaaagcgctgcgaaggcctattgtatctgtactgtttattattaggcccgagcagcaaagcgctgcgaaggcctattgtttctgtactgtttcttattattattacgattctgcccccctaaagaggagcctttttgggggctttatcatattcaaaaactcaccaaacttggcggtggcgactagaaaatttaaaaattttgaattttaaggttgtcgcaaaaatcgcaaaaaaaattgctgaacggcggcaactagcaattttctgttgacacaatggtatgaacgtacttcatcgtagagacatgaaatttggtacacttgtagagctcaccaaaagactcagaacttacattgaatgttataagccaactatcacagaaagtcggccattttgtattgaacgtccattttttacctcgagtttgacgtttacagccttcgtatttgatcgaactcctcctagggatttcgattgatcgacttcaaactcggtcagtctgatcataaggcatgtctgatttaaagttatcaaattggtgactgtatgagcttgctgaaggggggttaccaggggtcaaagttcacctactcgccatgaaacacgaaactcttatatttcctatataaaaacacatagagggaccaaactttctgttattgatcatcaataggtgtcctaaaatatcctgtggtgaaattatgacatcgcttaggccacgccccctgagaacaggaagtgtcatgttttactgtgaacggtcgctatcttagccctttgacataatcaacatgaaactgtgtccagagacagaagacatgttggtgtgttgtggattcaagccctgactggctgcgatgaagcagctgggtgtggcggcgtggcgaagtgacctgtaacgccgatgccatacgtttgcttctagattccacatgtttcgaccgagctgcaccaaacttggcctgactcatcctggtgtgatgcctgacaatgctatgtcatcatattatgacgtcatctaagccccgccccctcagaatgaattagagagatcttctgtgtaattacataataaacagtccatgttcgttgtttgtagggcaatgctgccctctgctgtccactgaaatagtttcattatttcagtaattcgacaccagagggcagcattgccctacggaatgacagttcaatgttgaattaaagaggaaaaaatttaataattagtaattctaacacaaaaactcacagagacaccaaacgttcagtgattgatcataatcgagtgtagaataatatccaatggtcaaatgatgacatcacttaggccccgccccctcggaacaggaagtgctatttttttacttggaaagctctgtttatggctctcttgacctaatcaagatgattcggatgataaactctgtcaatgctcgctgctggctgaaccgtgtgggcgtggccaaatggcgaatatcagtccctcgccatatacatacgtttggctcttattcaggcatagatcatccgattggcgccaaactggataggtatgacctttgttcacctctaaagagcgcgacgggtttgaaatgtaatttggctccactgcgccccctaagttaatacatgggctgtatctcctcgacacatcgaccgatctgcaccagattttttgacagtcgtcggggagcgctgccaaacgcattcacgcgtgtcgcctggtggcgggcggcggtgctggaaactgcggcggagcttctgcggtggggagttggctgcggctgtggaaatcgtgcgagagcttctgcggtggctggaacccccgcggtggccaataggccggagcggcgcttgctgcgagggccgctcgaggctgcttgcagctttaattattattattattacgattcttcccacctcttcgtgtgcctttttgggggctttatcatattcaaaaactcaccaaacttggcggtcgcgactagaaaatttaaaaattttgaattttaaggttgtcgcaaaaatcgcaaaaaaaattgctgaacggcggcaactagcaattttctgttgacacaatggtatgaacgtacttcatcgtagagacatgaaatttggtacacttgtagagctcaccaaaagactcagaacttacatttaatgttataagccaactatcacagaaagtcggccattttgtattgaacgtccatttttttcctcgattttgctgtttacagccttcgtatttgatcgaactcctcctagggatttcgattgatcgacttcaaactcggtcagtctgatcataaggcatgtttgatttaaagttatcaaattggtgagttttggagcatgttgaaggggggttagcaggggtcaaagttcacctactcgccatgaaacacgaaactcttatatttcctataaaaaaacacatagagggaccaaactttcagtgattgatcgtcatcgggtgtcctaaaataccctgtggtgaaatgatgacatcacttaggccacgccccctgagaacaggaagtgtcatgttttactgtgaacggtcgctatcttagccctttgacctaatcaacatgaaactgtgtccagacacagaagacatgttggtgtgttgaggattccaaccctgaccggctttgagatagcagctgggcgtggcggcgtggcgaagtgacctgtaacgccgatgccatacgtttgcttctagattccacatgtttcgaccgagctgcaccaaacttggcttgagtgatgctggtgtgatacctgaaaattctatgtcatcagattatgacgtcatctaagccccgccccctcagaacaggaagtgctatttttttccttggaaactttcatctatggctctcttgacctaatcaaggtgattctgtgttggatgacagataggaagttggtctcgcttgctttaaagtgccaagagttttcaatggcggcaacgccgttcgtatacgtttgcctctacattccacatattttgaccgagctgcatcaaacttggcctgagtgatcctggaggcttgcccgtcaatcctacgtcatcacattatgacgtcatctaagccccgccccctcggaaccggaagtgccgtttttttccttggaaagctctgtttatggctctcttgacctaatcaagttgattctgtgttggatgacagataggaagttgatctcacttgctttaaagtgccaagagtgttcaatggcggcaacgccgttcgtatacgtttgcctctacattccacatattttgaccgagctgcatcaaacttggcctgagtgatcctggaggcttgcccgtcaatcctacgtcatcacattatgacgtcatctaagccccgccccctcggaaccggaagtgccgtttttttccttggaaagctctgtttatggctcttttgacctaatcaagatgattcggatgataaactctgtcaatgcttgctgctggctgaaccgtgtaggcgtggccaaatggcgaatatcagtccctcgccatatgcatacgtttggctcttattcacgcatagatcatccgattggcgccaaactggatatgtatgacctttgttcacctctaaagagcccaacgaggttgaaatgtaatttggctccactgcgccccctaagttaatacatcggccgtatctcctcgacgcatcgaccgatctgcaccagatttttcgacagtcgtcggggagcgccgccgaacgcattcatgcctgtcgcccggtggacgggcgtggaaaatgcgcgacagcttctgcggcggctggcgggcggcggtgctggaaactgcggcggagcttccgcggtggggagcgggctgcggctctggaaaccgcgcgagagcttctgcggtggctggaacccccgcggtggccaataggccggagcggcgcttgctgcgagggccgcccgaggctgcttgcagctttaatttttattgttttttcaggaAAGATGTATGTGTGTCAGTACTGTAAGGCTGTGTTCGCCCAGTCCATTGAGCTCACACGTCATGTACGGACGCACACTGGTGACCGGCCTTATGTGTGTCGAGAATGTGGGAAGGGCTACAGCCAGGCCAGCGGGCTCACTGTCCACCTGCAGACCTTCCACAGTAAGAACCCACTCAGTCTGATGTTAACACTATTATTGCTCACAGCAGGGAcacaactaacaattattttacgAATCGATCATTCTATCGTATACCAAATTGGTgtattctgcagatttttcatttaaccacttaaaccttttttatacagtgttagaaatattttacatttatgtgcCTTCTCTGACTTTAGACTTTATACTctctaatttcttatttttgtacGTACAAGTAATGTCTccttgttctgtgtttttttataaatgcaaattaaatatgGGGGTAATTTTAAATTTAGGTTTAGCTCAAAATAGGTGCTTTAGTTAATCTGCGTTAtgtaatgtgttaaaatgttcagattgCATTATGGAAAAATAGGTATATAATTTTTAGGGCTGGTAAAAAATatagacatatttttttaataacagttacatactgcagctgtaaGAGAACTGCGAAGCAAAGATCATTGAAAAATCTGGGAAGGCGTAGACTGCAGCTGGAGTCAGAGATTCAAGATCAACACGTTCGTTGTATGGAACCAGTCCTGAACCAGAGGCTAAAGTCAGAAGTGTCTTACTGGACCTGGAGAAAAAGAACTATACTTTGGTTTGGTAGTCCAAAGTTTTCCTTTCAGATCAATCAAGTTaaatcaatcaggtttatttgtacagcacatttcagcaacagggcagttcaaagtgctttacatcccaaaaacagatgaaagtaaagtttgtatttcatttggaaatcaagatccagagtctggaggaagagcgGAGAGACACAAACTCCATCCTGCTTTTGGCCACTGTTAGGTTTTCACAAGTGATTTGGGTTGCCATGTCATGTGCCGGTGTTAATTCACTGGGTTTTCTGAAGTCCGCGGTCGTTTCCCTAtgctgacaagctttatggagatgctgattttattttctagcagGACTTGATACCTCCCCACACTACAAAACTTACCAAAGCTGGTTTAATAACCATTTTAACACCAACAAACTGGCCTGACATGAACCCCACAGGAAATCGGTGGGCTTTTGGGAAGAGTAAGTAAGAAAAACCAGAACTAACAGATGTAGGTCTCTGTTGTGCTGAGGTTgcacctcagcagaaccacaggctgaCTGCCTCCACACCACGGCGCATTGATGCAGTGTTTCATCCAAAAGGAGCCCTGACCAAGTACTGAGTGCTGTACAGAACGTTTCTGTAAGAAAATCTGGTTTTATTAGCCTGATGCAACATTtcaatgttttgaaaaactccCATTTGGGGATTTCGTCAACTTGAcaccagaaattaaattaagaaaagtaAACACTTGAGATGCATTTCTCTGTGTGGAACGAGTTTACAGGAGTTTTACTTTCCGAACAGAATTCCAGAAACTGCACCTGTTgatggtgaaaagaaaatgtagacaCCTTTTCTATTCTGTGACGTTTTTCTCTGTCTCCGAAGCGTGTTGATGTCCGACTGCTGTAGAGGTATGACTGTCCCATGTAAACCATTGGTTTGTGTTAATGATTGGTCAAATACAAGCACAGCAAAAACATTccaaacagtttaaattaaacacacacacactcatgagTCCCGGTTTgatattttccagaaaatgaaaaacacacattcttTGAAAATAAGCCATTAGGCATTTATGGCAGCCTAAGACAAAACGGTGGTTTCTCCCTGCGTGGGACATGTATCTGTATGTACCGAtcatatttttggtccagtttaaaCGGGACTTTATTCATCTAGACCTCTGAAGTTGGGTCCCGTGTATGGAGGTAGGGCTGTCTGGTGGCTGAGCAGTTTGCCCATGACGGCGAGCTCTGCGTCCCTCTTCTCCACCTCATCCACAGGAGTCCAGGACATGTCAGGCTGAAGCTTGAATGCGCCAAGAAACGGATGAGGGCAGCTTGGTCCCCACTCCTTCAAAGGAAATTGGAAAACAGGTAAGCCAGATAGAGATAAAACAAGATGactctgtataaaaaaaaaaaaaacagtct from the Xiphophorus maculatus strain JP 163 A chromosome 20, X_maculatus-5.0-male, whole genome shotgun sequence genome contains:
- the LOC111605880 gene encoding zinc finger and BTB domain-containing protein 40-like, translating into MMELPDFSKQLLQQLWTLRREGLFCDCTILVGDSSHRAHKVVLAASSLLFRSLLDSSDTISIDTSVVSSQEFGALLEMIYTGRLPLGKHNASRIVAAADSLQMFDVAVGFKKVLSTLVWFTTNRQSTLK